The Octopus bimaculoides isolate UCB-OBI-ISO-001 chromosome 1, ASM119413v2, whole genome shotgun sequence genome contains the following window.
NNNNNNNNNNNNNNNNNNNNNNNNNNNNNNNNNNNNNNNNNNNNNNNNNNNNNNNNNNNNNNNNNNNNNNNNNNNNNNNNNNNNNNNNNNNNNNNNNNNNNNNNNNNNNNNNNNNNNNNNNNNNNNNNNNNNNNNNNNNNNNNNNNNNNNNNNNNNNNNNNNNNNNNNNNNNNNNNNNNNNNNNNNNNNNNNNNNNNNNNNNNNNNNNNNNNNNNNNNNNNNNNNNNNNNNNNNNNNNNNNNNNNNNNNNNNNNNNNNNNNNNNNNNNNNNNNNNNNNNNNNNNNNNNNNNNNNNNNNNNNNNNNNNNNNNNNNNNNNNNNNNNNNNNNNNNNNNNNNNNNNNNNNNNNNNNNNNNNNNNNNNNNNNNNNNNNNNNNNNNNNNNNNNNNNNNNNNNNNNNNNNNNNNNNNNNNNNNNNNNNNNNNNNNNNNNNNNNNNNNNNNNNNNNNNNNNNNNNNNNNNNNNNNNNNNNNNNNNNNNNNNNNNNNNNNNNNNNNNNNNNNNNNNNNNNNNNNNNNNNNNNNNNNNNNNNNNNNNNNNNNNNNNNNNNNNNNNNNNNNNNNNNNNNNNNNNNNNNNNNNNNNNNNNNNNNNNNNNNNNNNNNNNNNNNNNNNNNNNNNNNNNNNNNNNNNNNNNNNNNNNNNNNNNNNNNNNNNNNNNNNNNNNNNNNNNNNNNNNNNNNNNNNNNNNNNNNNNNNNNNNNNNNNNNNNNNggatggtcatattgccagtttagccaataaaaacacacgcactgtatatttggtgttaatttgcttcagctttatattacattaatcttaatcttatttcggccagagttctttcgtcacacttctgtgacctcatcagtggtcctttgtttccttctttcttatgtgtgtctcaccttgctaactatcagccaaaATTATTCCCTCAAACgttagaagattaaaattatttacgattcaaattatttatctaaactttcgtaatttattaacctaaattagagcatattttaaatcttgataaaCTCTTGTAACAACCAGGACCTATTATTGGTTAAACAAGTCATTATTGAGTTCATAACATCACAAAAATTCACTGTAGTGTTTCgatttcttatataaatacatcgCAACTTATAAgttattatttgtctttttagATGTTGTTATTTACTTGCTATTCGgagatattttttattgcttttgataACTTTGCTTGACGCAAATCTTTTCATTGTCCATTCAACTGTCAACAATGAATAAGATGTTAGCTGTAGCACTAATCACGTAAATAGTATTGCAAATtctatgaaaacacacacatggcAAGTTTTCAACAAAACACGTTGAATGGTATGTTGaatggtatgtatacatacatacctatgtatgtgtgtgtgtgtgcgtcttaaAGCTATTTTAGAGCTGGGTGCAGAAAACTCAACACATGGGTAGGTAGCTGGGTTTTTTTGGAAATGACACACATTCTCACAAAGACGAAACGCTTTAACAAATGAttgtcgtatacatacatggttgtgtgtgtttggtttatGCTGTGAAATCATGCGTTTGTATGCatactaatatttctttttatgttatatcaaaagaaatttattttgaactgaaagattactcaatacttcTTGTGAATACTATTTTTCAACAGGAATATTTTTCACAATGACTTTGAAGATTCTGGCAGCTTAGTCAGAGAACGCAATTCTTATaacgttttgttttgtattatgaGACAGCCAAAGTCACAGCAATATTCAAAGTGAGATACGTCTAACGTAGAGAAGAGAAGAACATTCACAACCAACAGACTGGTGACACCTGTTTACTCGTCATACTTCAACAGCCCTGCGaataattcttgcagttccaagcaatgctgatttttctaAGTGTTCTACACTCCCACTTGCACCGACCTTTTTCAGCCAGGTCGGTAggtgagtgctgatacttccaagtgccccaattactattggtttcgcgtctactctcttcattgactacAACCTTTGTATTTCCCACTTTAGATCGTCATAGTtgcttatttcttcttcttcttcttcttcttcttcttcttcttcttcttcttcttcttcttcttcttcttcttcttctcctcctcctcctcctcctcctcccccttcttcttttcttctttttctctttcttcttcttcttcttcttcttcttcttcttcttcttcttcttcttcttctttcacattgatcctgctGTCACCGGGGAATATTATGTGGAATATCAtacgtgttctttttttttattcaacctaATAACGTCCGGTTTCCTATGTCTAGTTGGGTAATCGCTCTTGATCATTACATcacacaggattttgcaattcttattttcagtgactccttctggggaTTTATCATATCATGTCTTTGCTTGTTGTAGGCCGTGCTTTCCACAGAGCtctcaatggatcattcttgccacattgtcaggGCGccgtttgtattcgcgttgtgccaatttcgggcattagCTAATAATGtaccataccgtttcacccctatCACCAcccattctgcatttgtcgctatcagTACTGTTGTCAATTCTGCATTTCATATCGTTCTGCTGCGCATAAGAGAgattctgtctctatcttcaggtcactccacCTCATCTCTAGCCACCGGTTCTCCGTATTTGTCTTGGatttcacatctcttgcaaactctATAACATTTTGGAAATTTTTTCTGGAGCAAGAGAATCATGccctgagattcagcgtgaaaaattacattaatacaccaaaattgaaaattTCCACTTAATTTTAAAGCTTGAAAAAATTATGCCAACAAAAAAttcatttaatcaattaatttaatattaatttttttttaatttcagatattCATGTACCTTCGAAAGAAAACTGCTTTAATATCTTGTATCACAGTCTCCTTGATTATGGTGATATATTTGATGGACAAAGACGTAGTAGAGCGCCTATTACACAGAGAGAATAGCGTGGATAATCAGTTGCAAGAAAGCAAGTTCTTATTAGTCCTTGTCACCACGTGGAAATTATCTCCAGAAAAACTTGCAGTTTATGAAAATACAGTCCATATATGGGGGAATTGGCCACTATTAGTGCAACCTGTTTTATATACACCAGCAATACCCGGAGATAAGGTAAATAACAGCCAGCTGGATATGCATTTAGGAAAAACTTGGAAGATACAGAACGTTTCAAAAGTTGCCTGCGGTCAAATACCAGTTTTAAAATCGATGATTGTTGATGTGCTTGCCTCTTTTACTAACTACGACTTTTATGGCTATGCAAATGGTGACATTCTTTTTGATGAGAGTCTTATCAATACGTTGAAATCTATCAAGGAAAAGATACCACAAAATAAACCTATACTAATAGTTGGTCAAAGAATAAATGTTAATTTTACAAATCGTAACCACGTTGCGATTTCTGATATTCTTCAGATAGCTCAAAGCGGATATTTGATGAAAGGCGTAGCAGTagattattttattacaaatcaaCACTTTCCTTGGCATAAAATCTTAGATTTAGTTGTTGGACGTATTAAGTATGATAATTGGTTGATCTATTTTGCAAATtctcaaaatataacaattatcGATACTACACACACTCTGACTGCTGTTCATCAAACAACAACAGACGGTAATGATGCAGGGTGGAAGCATCCTAATAAGTACTGTAATGATGCTATCATCCGAGCTAATAAAAAGAGATTCAGAACGCGTTGGGGTTATATATGGTGTGTCCCTTATTATACTGAAAGCAATCGTAAAACAAATGAGATAGAGATTCTACACAGAAAGACCTCTCCATCATGCAAACCTTAAATATATCAGTGCACTAGAACACTAATCATTGTATCAACAAATATTCTTCCCTaaacaaaagatatttatttaaaatgggATTCGCAAATCCAGTTTTTTAAGGTAGGCatttggatatgtgtatatatatatatatatatatatNNNNNNNNNNNNNNNNNNNNNNNNNNNNNNNNNNNNNNNNNNNNNNNNNNNNNNNNNNNNNNNNNNNNNNNATGCGTGTATccgcttgtgtgtgcgcgtgttgtaAAACGTAAGGATAATCTGGATAATGCGACACGCGTTTCTTCATACACTACCATAATCCCATCGTTGAGATATCGCCTAAAGAATATCTAATAGAGGATTACCTGAAGATGTGACAAGTAATGAAAACACGTTActgtataatattatatgatatcgCAAGTTAATATATACCAAACTATCCATTCGTTTCATCTTTATCACCGTCATTAGGCCGATCAACGTACCAATTACTCCTTGAGCACTCTTGGattctttttatttccattaCTTATCCTCTTTACCTTCTTTAcagttttatctttatctttatttctattgatttccctttctttttcctcttttctcttcacTCGCTCACAATCAGCCCTTTCACTCTGATCTACGTATCTATGATGACGCCTTGGTCTATCTAACTGTCTCACTCAAATTATATTCCCCTGATGCTCGCTTTTCTTACACTGTCTACATGAACGCTGACTGCTAGATCTATTCCTTCCATCTGAATGCATCACCTGAACaactgcctggatttacctgggattatatTTAAAGGAGTATACCTTCAGAGAAATACGGACAAACCTCCATACCTTCCGGAACAAGATGAACTGTGAACTTATTCTTCTATCTGTATCCTTCTATTTATTagtttattcttctatctactgtgACTTCTCTGTTTGGAATTTTCCTGCGTacacaccttgtctctgatgacggaatacccagtgtatgggGGTGTTCACTCATTACctgagatatcccagaaacagctgtaacacattacatctatttttttttattcaattttactcTAATTAAATCTGAGATGCTCGCTTGCCTTGgtcttgttttccttttcatttaataATCCCCGCtgactcaaaatgtaaagacacagaaaatgccgctaacgattctgctatatTGTTATCTTTGTTCATTATTTAGTAATAGGGGTTGCTATCAAAATGTTCCCGGACTACTtacgtttaataaaaaatatcttatttactTATGTTTTAACATTACCTCCTTCAAAACAGTTACCTTACGCAACGATACACCGGTCCCAGTATTCCTGTCACTTTTTGATCCGGCGtagaagttgttttccataagcaaCTCAAGGACGCTCTGCAattcgctcttgatctcgacaacagGGTATTAAAACGGTGACTTTCgagttgcattttcatcttgggaaacAGATGGAAGTCTGTAGGTGCGAAAGATAGCGAGTAGGGtgggtgcggaagcgataccatgttgtttttggcgagagcCTGACGAGTGAGGATAGCTCGGTGACAAAGtacattgtcgtcgtgaagaattcaattctttgcgctccacagatccagtcgtTGTCCCCGAGTGTCCTCCCTCAAACCCTTCAAAATATCATGGTAGAACGCTCGATTGACGACTTGACTTCTCGATGTACAATATGTCGATAAAAACGacgagcatgctcttgattggGCTGCAGCTCTGTCGTGCCTTCTTCGGTGGTGGAAATCAAGGGCACATCATGACGAGTGCTGCTCCCTCTCAGGGTCGTATCTGTAGACCGAACTCACGTCACTGTTGATGAGTCTCGTAATGAAGGGTGGGTTATCGGCGGCACGCTGACGGAAATCTTAAATGTCATCGATGTGATGTGTTCTTCCTGCTCAGTGGTTAGCAAACAGGAGATAAACTTGGCACTGACACGCTGCAAGTTCAATTCAGACGTTAAGATTACCTGCACGGACCCATATGACAGAGCAACAAAatcagcaatgtcgttgattgtGTTATCTCCATCTGCATGCACAAAATGAAGAATTTTCGCAGCATTTCCAGCGGTGACCTTCatgcaggtcttccagattgctcaacGTCTTTCGGAGTCTTTCTACTGCTTTTAAAGCGTCCCTGCCAATCGAAACGTTACATACGATCCAGTACCTCGTCACCTTAAGCTTGCCGAAACATGCCCCATGTCGCTGTAGCAGAGTTCTCTAGTtcaacgcaaaatttcacgttggctctctGTCCGAATTTCCTATCAATgaaaaaatcgcagactacagcatacacgtggtTACAGAATCATAGATTCCACAACTTGCGAAATAAACAAAGCGATGTCATTTGGCATGCTCCCTCATAAAGGGtcttgctagctctcactgtgcatctCACCATGTGCTGCTAGTTGTTTGATATCACCTCGTATTTAGTCGTGGATGTTAGTTTAGATGTTCATTTtgtcacatttattatataatttttatacatacatatatacatatatatgtgcatatatatatatgcacacatacatacatacatacatacatacatgcatacatacatatatatgtgtgtgtgtgtgtatatgtatatatatatatatatatatatatatacacatacatacatacatacatatatatgtgtgtatatagatacatacatacatacatacatacatacatacatacataagtaataacatcatcacagcagaacaagcagctaaGAACAAGGGAGTCGGGGGATGTATGAGCAATTGTTAATATGCAAAACAGTAATATCAGAGGTGCGGTGGCATAGAAGGAACCTAAcaagactacaagaaagcctttgactgttccccactcatggatgctagaagcgcttcaacttgctaaaagttccagtgagcatagtcaaagccatagctgacctgacttcatcgtgggccaccatgcTGAAATTAAACTCAGAGAGTGCCTGTATATGCAGGGACATATTCCAAGGGGGCAGCCTTTCTGTGATATTGTTTATAGTTTGTGTAatccccttgtcattcatgttaagaaaGTCtcaaggatatctcactggttcacaaggaaacagaaataccaaaattacacagtgTTTCTTCCTGGATGacttgagataaaaaaaaaaaagagctttgACCTGGTTATAACATTCTCAAAAGGTATAAGGCAGGAATTTGATCAGGAGGAACGttgctatatggttgtgaaaagaagcaaaactataaaccagactagcaacatctccatcaatgactttACTGTACAGGAATGCTATAGGCCCGTAATGTGTtcgcagtgccagtactcataccaacatttgggctgcttgatcggacgcttgatgagatccgagacattgatgtgaaaacccggaatATACTAGTCAGTaaacataatttccacatcaacagtgatGTAGACTGCCTCtatctaaaacgaaaacaaagccGCAGTGGCTTATGTTAGTAGAAAGATCCGGTATGATAGTAGCATTGATcctcaaagcagtctatcatggccAACAACCGGATTTATtttcccactttgaagggtatgttgcaatccaggaacaggaaacaTAACCAAATATCTGATGCATAAAATGGAGAAGGTTCCaggaaaagcaataaaatgtgacaaccgaagACATTGTGGAGTTAATACCGAAAATAtaacccacatcataagcagttgtccgatgagacatgatgtctcactgtataatgaaatccgtccGAAGGATAAACccgaggagaaaaaaaattaagaaaccataataaaaacgaaaactggtggaatgtcccagtgaacacctcaataaaatgtaaacacaacagacctgatatgatGATTTAGAACAGgcaaaaaaattggatttaagtataattaacttttttattttaaaaataaaccataTTTTGATTAAGTTTAAATGAtggagctcaattcgaggaatttcatggtagcaatctcatgcaatgaagatTTCAGAGAAAAAAGTTGACTGTTTGTTTATCAAATTTGAGGGGAATAATATAGTTGTAtacattttatgaatatagttctataagggaaattttaatatatattagcggcaccattgaggtaaggaaaaaattatcaactacACCGCTAACTGACACATTTCGCACactattaattagcataataacaTAGCCTgcaaaaaacatggattacacgGAAAAATGCGAGCacgaaaaataatattcttaatattataaacctggaaaagtacaggacaagttattacacttggaaaagttcaggacaagttattatatttggtaaagtacagaacaacaatattttcacctaaaatattgtataattaaaatattagaatattaaaattatttgattttaaattacaAAGTAGCATTATAATTAAAAAGGATACCACCATTTTgttaaaatgctttaaaaaatgagagccagaagtacgaatatagctaaagttttatggaATGTAGAATAGAATACATGGAAGGCAATGTCATTATTTAAGAAAATAGGCATGGGACAAGA
Protein-coding sequences here:
- the LOC106881932 gene encoding uncharacterized protein LOC106881932, with protein sequence MYLRKKTALISCITVSLIMVIYLMDKDVVERLLHRENSVDNQLQESKFLLVLVTTWKLSPEKLAVYENTVHIWGNWPLLVQPVLYTPAIPGDKVNNSQLDMHLGKTWKIQNVSKVACGQIPVLKSMIVDVLASFTNYDFYGYANGDILFDESLINTLKSIKEKIPQNKPILIVGQRINVNFTNRNHVAISDILQIAQSGYLMKGVAVDYFITNQHFPWHKILDLVVGRIKYDNWLIYFANSQNITIIDTTHTLTAVHQTTTDGNDAGWKHPNKYCNDAIIRANKKRFRTRWGYIWCVPYYTESNRKTNEIEILHRKTSPSCKP